The Streptomyces sp. NBC_00510 genomic interval CGCACCAAACATCGGACCCGGCCGACCGCCGGATCGGAACGATTAGGCACATCCGCACCGGGAAGCCGACCCAGCGACGCTTCCTCGGAAGGAGAGGACCCATGGGCACGATCAGCGAATCCGTCGACGTCGACGTCCCGCTGCACACCGCGTACAACCAGTGGACCCAGTTCGAGGAGTTCCCGAACTTCATGGAGGGCGTGGAACAGGTGACGCAGGTCGACGACCGGCACAACCACTGGGTGACGAACGTCGCCGGTGCCCGCCGGGAATTCGACACGGAGATCATCGACCAGCTGCCGGACGAGCGGGTCGCGTGGCGCACCGTCACCGGGGACGTCCGGCAACGCGGCGTCGTGACGTTCCAGGAGCTGGACGCCTCGCACACCCGGGTCAACCTGGCCATGGAGCTCCAGACCTCCGGCCTCGCGGAGAAGGCCGCCGACGCCCTCGGCGTCGTGGACCGGCGGGCACGTGGCGACCTGCGGCGCTTCAAGCACTTCATCGAGGAACGGGGCAGCGAGACGGGCGCGTGGCGCGGTCGTGTCGCCCCGGGCGGATGACTCCTGTGCCCGCCCCCGAGGCCTCCGCGTGCGGCCGGCCGGGTCCGGCGCGGCGCGGGCGGGGTAAGGGGGGTGCATGGGCGATGTGGACGACCGGGCGCCGGCGGGCGGCCTGACCTTCGGGGTCGAGGAGGAGTTCCTGCTGGTCGACCCGCGGACCGGACGACTGGTCGACGGCGCGGCCGCCGTCATCGCCCGGGCCTCGTGCGTGCCGCCGCCGGCGCCGGACGTCGCACTGCAGCACGAGCTGTCGGCCGCGCAGATCGAGTCGGCCACCGGCGTGGCCACAGGCCTGCCCGAGCTGACCGGCCAGCTGGCGGCCACGCGCCGCCTGCTGGTCGACGCCGCCGCCGCCGAGGGCACGCGGCTGGTCTCTTCGGGAACGCCCGTACTGGACGGCCCCTCCGGGATCAGTGCGGGCGAGCGCTACGCCGCGATCGCCGGCATCTACGAGAGCCAGGCGACCGGCTACCGGGCCTGCGGCTGCCACGTCCACGTGGGCGTACCGGACCGGGAGACCGCCGTCGCGGTCCTCAACCACCTGCGGCCGTGGCTGCCGACGCTGCTCGCGTTGTCGGCCAACTCGCCCTACGACCGGGGCCGCGACTCCGGTTACGCCAGCTGGCGCGTGCTGGACCAGGCGCGGTTCCCCGGTTCCGGGATCCCCCCGTGGTTCGCGTCGGCGGCGAAGCACGACGCCGAGGTCGACCGGCTGGTCGCCTGCGGGGTGCTGGTGGACCACGCCATGACGTTCTGGCTGGCCAGGCCCTCGCCGCGGCTGCCCACGGTGGAGGTCCGGGTCGCGGACGCGCTGGGCGCGACATGGGAGACGGCGTTGCAGGCCGCGCTCACGCGGGCGCTCGTGCGCACGGCGCTCGACGACCTCTCCAGGGGCGTCCCGGCCCCGCGCATGACGGCTCAGCTCGCCGCGGCCGCGCTCTGGTCGGCGGCCCGCTACGGGATGTCGGGCCCGGGGATCCACCCCGTCCAGGAGACCCGCGTGCCCGCCACGGCGCTGCGTGACGAGCTGCTCCGGCGCGTCGCGCCCGCGCTGGAGGACACCGGCGACCTGGCCTTCGTCCGCGAGGCCACGGCCGCCCTCGCCCGGACGGGGAGCGGCGCCGACCGGCAGCGGCGGGCCGCGGCGGCGGGCGGCCCCCGCGCCGCCGTGGACATGCTGGTCGAGCAGACGGCGACGGACGGCCGCATGCCCCCGGCGTCAGCGGGCAGGGGCACCGGCGGACGCCCGTACGCCGACGACGTCCCCGCACCGACCCACGGAGGACCCGATGGACGCGGTCTGCGACCTCTCGACCGGTCCCCGGACCGCTGAGCCCACACCGCCCGCACCGCGCGGCCCCCTCTCCCGGGCCGTGCTCGGCACCCTCACCCAGGGGCCGCCGGGAACCGCCCTGCCGGTGTCCACCGGGGCGGTCGAGGCCGCCGATCCGTACGGCGAGGACGTACAGCTCGCACTGCACGTCTGCTACGAACTCCACTACCGGGGTTTCGCCGGGGTGCACCCCGGCTGGGAGTGGGATCCGGGACTGCTCGCGCTGCGCGGCGCCATGGAGGGCTCCTTCGGGGCGGCCCTGCGCGCCGAGCTGCCGGCCGCCCCGGGCGGCGCCGCGGCCCGCGCGGCCCTCGACCGGGAACTGGAGGGGCTGCTGCGCGAGCCGCGCGACGGGCTCGGTGTGTCGCACTTCCTCCGCGACGAGGGCACCTGGGAGCAGTTGCGGGAGTACTTCGTGCACCGGTCGGTCTACCAGCTGAAGGAGGCCGATCCGCACGCATGGGTCATCCCAAGGCTCACCGGCCGGGCGAAGGCCGCTCTCGTGGCCGTCGAGTACGACGAGTTCGGGCGCGGGCGCGCAGAACGCGTGCACGCGCGGCTCTACGCCGACCTGCTCCGGGACGCCGGGCTGGACGCCTCCTACGGCCACTACGTGGACGCCGTACCGGCCGTCACCCTCGCCACGGTGAACCTGATCTCCTGGCTGGGCCTGCGCCGGGAACTGCGCGGGGCGCTCGTGGGGCACTTCGCGGCCGCCGAGATCGCCACCCCGCCGTCCGCCCGACGCACGGTGGAGGCCATCGACCGGCTCGGCGGCGGTGCCGCCTGCCGGCACTTCTACGAGGAGCACGTCGAGGCCGACGCGGTGCACGAGCAGGTGCTGCGTCGCGACGTCATCGGCGACCTGCTGGCCCGCGAACCGCACCTCACCGCCGACGTCGTCCTGGGGATCCGTGCCATGGCGCTGGTGGAGCGGCGCCTGGAGGAGCACCTGCTGGGCGCGTGGCGCGCCGGGCGCACCTCGCTGCGCGCCGTACCGGGGCTCGCCCCGCCGTTCGGTTCGTCCGGGTCGTACGGGGAAGGTGCACCTCATGAGGCCCGGGCAGCGAGCCGCAGCGGCATCCCGCCCGCCGAGCAGGCCTGAGCAAGGAGGACGAGCCATGCGCTCAGAACCCCTGGGAACCCGGGTGGAGACGGCACGCCTCGCGGCGGACCGCGCCCCCGTGCGCTGAGGCCCCCGCGATGGCAGGTGGGGCGGCCCGGTGGCTCCGGCATCCGTACCGGTCGTGGCGGGACTCACGGGCGGGCCGCATGTGGCACCAGGGGGGCGAACTGGAGCTGCTGCAGCGCTCCATGGGGTTCGCGGCACTCGGTCTGGTGACGCTGGTCCCGCTGCTGATCGTGGTCGCCGCGGCCCTGCCCTTCCACGGCAACGGCTTCGCGCAGTGGGTCGTGGACGGCATGGGCCTGTCGGCGCGGCCCGCGGAGGCCGTGCGGGAGCTGTTCGCCGCGCCACGCAAGGTGATCAGCTCCACGAGCGGTCTGAGCCTGCTGGCGCTGGCGCTCTTCGGGCTCTCCTTCGCGGCGTGCGTCGAGGTCGGGTACACCCGGATCTGGCAGGTGCCGCCCACTCCGTGGCACCACGTGTGGCGGCGGGCGGTGTGGCTGGCGGCGTTGACCGCGTACCTGTTCGCGGAGGCGCAGAGCGGGGTGGTGCTGGGCGGGGGGTGGCCGGACACGGTGTTCCGCGGCGGCACGGCCGTCGTGCTGGGCTTCGTCTTCTTCTGGTGGGGCCAGTACTTCCTGCTGGCCGGGCAGGTGCCGTTGGCAGCGCTGGCGCCAGGGGCCGTCGCGACGATGGTCGGCCTCATCGGGCTGCGGGTCTTCTCCTCCTTCGTGTTCGCCCCGCTGATCGTGACCAACGCCGTCTCGTACGGGGCCGTCGGCACGGTGCTGATCGTGCAGTGCTGGCTGATCGGGGTGGGTTTCGTGGTGTTCGGGGGCGCCTTGCTGGGCCGCCATCTGCAGAATCCGAGCAAATGGTTTTATTCAGGATCTTCCGGGCAGGCGGAGGGGAGCGCTGATCGAGCCCTGGAAGGAGAAACCCATGGGTGCCGAGAAGAAGGTCAAGCACACCGGCCAGAAGATGAAGGGCAAAGCGGAGGAGGCCACGGGCAAGGTGACCGGCAATGAGAGCCTGCGCATGAAGGGGAAGAAGGATCAAGTCGCCAGCGACGCCAAGCAGGCCGTGGAGAAGGGCAAGGACGCGGGCAAGGACGTCTTCGGCCGCTGACCGCTCTGGTGACCGTCGGCGCGGGACCGGCGAGCGCGGCGCGCTCGCCGGTCCCGCGCCGGCGGTCAGCCTCGCAGGTAGAAGCGGATGGTGGTGCCGTCGCCTGCGGTGCGCTGGCGCACCAGGTCGGCGATGCGGTGGACCATCAACAGGCCCCTGCCGTGGGGCCGGTCCCGCGACGCGGGGTGGCGGCCGGCGAGCGGGTCGGTCAGCAGTCCGCGGTCGTGCACCTCGCACACCACGTGGCCGTCCCCCGCCCAGACGCGGACGACGCCCGACCCGCCGCCGTGCAGCACGCTGTTCGTGATCAGTTCGCCGGCCGCGAGGGAGAACTCGGCGAGCCGCTCGCCGCCCAGGCCCAGTCGGCGTGCCTCGGCCGTCGCGACGTGCCGGGCGTCGGCGAGTTGCGGCTCCGCGAAGCCGAAGGCGAAGGCGCCGTGGGGGGGTTGCGGCAGCCGGTTGTGCGCGGCGATCACCCGGCGCGGTGCGTAGTGCGCGCTGCGTTCCTCACGGCCGCCGTCGACCACCACGGGATGCGTGGCGCGGGCCTCCGCCAGCACCGCGGCGTCCAGCCGGGCGGCGTCGTAGGGGCACAGGATCGTCACGGGGCGTCCGGCGAACGCCATGTTGATCAGTGCCTCGTGCTGGGCGCACGCCGGGTACTCCAGGACGCTCCGCCCGGGCCAGACGGGCTCCCCGATGATCCGTACCCGTCCGGTGGGCCGGGTGTCGGCGAAGGCCCGCAGCACACCGGGGATGATGCGGCCGGGATTGCGCCCGGCCCGCTCCATGTCGACCCAGTGCACCTCGGCGCCGCGCGGGCCCAACGCGGCGCGCAACTGGGCGATACGGGGTGGGGGCACGGCCACGGCGACCGGCTCCCCGGCGGCCATCCCGTCCAGCAGGAAAGGCACCGTGGCGGCCGTGTACTCCCGTGCGTTCCGGTAGAACAGCGCGGGGTGCACGAACGGCCCGGCGTCGGAGACCTCGCCGACCTCGCTCAGCACGTCGTCCACCTCCCACCCCCGGGCCGACCTTACCAACCGGTTCCGGGGGGTGGGGGGCGCCGAGGAGGCGTCAGCTGTCGTAGTCGACCGTCAGGTTGTCGGACTCCGCGTAGCTCTGGCAGGTCAGCACGTAGCCCGCGTCGACCTCGGACGCCTCGAGGGCGAAGTTGCGGCGCATCTCGGCCTTGCCGTCGGTGACGAGCGCGCGGCAGGTACCGCAGACGCCGCCCTTGCAGGCGAAGGGCAGATCGGGGCGGGTGCGCTGGGCGCCGTCGAGGACGCTGCGGTCACGGGGCAGCGCGGCCGTGGTCGTACGGCCGTCGAGGACGATGGTGACCTGGCTGACCGGGCCCTCGGCCACGGCGTCCTCGTGGTGCACCGGGGTCACGGGCTCGTCGTCCGCGTAGAACAGCTCCTGGTGCACCCGCTCCCCGGGCACGCCGAGGCCGGCGAGGACCTGCTGGGCGTCGACGACCATGCCGTGCGGGCCGCACAGCCACCAGTGGTCGGCGTTCGGGACGTCGACGAGGCCCTCGACGAGGGTGGCGAGCCGTCCGGCGTCGAGGCGGCCGGAGAGCACCTCGGCCTCGCGCGGCTCCCGTGAGAGCACGTGGGCGAGCTGGAACCGGGCGGGGTGCAGGTCCTTCAGCTCGGCGAGCTCGTCGGCGAACATCACGGTGTCGGTGCGCCGGTTGCCGTAGAAGAGCGTGACCCGGGACCCGAGGTCGGCGGCGAGGACGGACTCGGCGATGGAGAGCATCGGGGTGATGCCGGAGCCCGCGGCGATGAGCACATGGTGCCCGGGCGCGCTGAGGTCGGGCGTGAAGGCGCCGGTGGGGCCCATGACCTCGACGGTGTCGCCCGGGCGCACCTCGTGCACCAGCCACGACGAGAACAGGCCGCCGGGCACCACGCGCACCCCGATGCGGGGGGTGGCGCCGGCGGGCGAGCAGATGGAGTACGAGCGTCGCTCGTCCCGGCCGTCGACCTCGCGGCGCAGCGTGAGGGACTGACCGGGCGCGAAGGCGAACTCCCCGGCCAGCTCCTGCGGTATGTCGAAGCTGACGGCGGCGGCGTCCTCGCAGAGCGGCTCGACCGCGGCGACCCGCAGGGCGTGGAAGGCCGGGCGGCGGCGGACGCGCGGGGCCGGCGCCTGCGGGGCGGGGATGGTCGGGGCCATCAGATCTCCTTGACGTACTCGAACGGCTCCAGGCAGGCACGGCAGCGCCACAGGGCCTTGCAGGAGGTGGCGGCGAAGCGCGAGGTCTCCTCGGTGTCCGCCGAGCCGCAGCGGGGGCAGGCGACGTCGCGCCGGGTGGCGGTGAGCACCAGCGGCACCGGCCCGGCGGCGCGCCGGGGCGCGGGACCGGGGGGTGCGATGCCGTGCTCGGCGAGCTTGCGGCGGCCCTCGGGGGTGATCCAGTCGGTCGTCCACGGCGGGTCCAGGACGGTGCGGATCTCGACCCGGTCGAAGCCCGCGGCGCGCAGCCGGGCGGCCACGTCGGCGCGCATCTCCGCCATGGCCGGGCAGCCCGAGTACGTGGGGGTGAGGGCGGCCACGACCGTGCCGTCCCCGGTGACCTCGACGTCACGCAGGACGCCGAGGTCGGCCAGGGTCAGCATGGGCAGTTCGGGGTCCGGCACCTCGGCGGCGACGCGGGCCGCCCGGTGCGCGTCGGTGAGCACGGTCACGGCGCTCACCAGAGCGCTCCGGGGTGTGCGCGGGCAACGCCCTGCAACTCCGCGAGCAGCGGGGCGAGGTGTTCGGTGCGGTCACCCTCACGGCCGTGGCCGGGCAGGGGATCGGCCTGGACCGGAGGCAGCCCGGCGGCCTCGGTGACCTGGCGCAGCGCGGCGGTCACCTCGTCCCGCACACCGGCCGGGTCGGCCCCGCACGTGGCGCCGGCCGTGAACAGCTCCTCCAGGTAGGGGGCGACCTGTTCCAGGCCGGCCCGCATGCGGCGGTGCGACTCCTCGGTGCCGTCGCCGAGCCGTACCACCCACTCGGCGGCGTACTGCCGGTGGTAGGTCAGCTCGTTGACGCCCTTGGCGGCGACGGCGGCGAGCACCGGGTCCTGCGCGGAGCGGGCGAGCCGCTCGAAGACGGCGAGCCGCCAGCAGGACGTGACGAGCAGCCGGGCCATGGAGAACGCGAAGTCCCCGCAGGGAAGTTCGGCCAGGCGGACGTTGCGGAAGTCGGCGGCGTCCCGGAAGTAGGCGTAGGCGTCCTCGTCGCGGCCGGTGCCGTCCACCTGACCAGCGCGGGAGTAGAGCAGACGGGCCTGGCCGAGCAGGTCGAGCCCGATGTTGGCGAGGGCCACCTCCTCCTCCAACTCCGGCGCGCGGGTGCACCACTCGGCCAGGCGCTGGGCACCGACCAGGGCGTCGTCGCCCAGCGCCAGGCAGTGGGCGGCCAGCTCCGCGGCGTCCACACCCTCGGGCACGGCGGTGTCGACGCCGTGCAGCGGGTCCTCGAAGCCGGTGCCGAAGGCCCAGCGGGCGTCGCTGTCGTCGTGCCCCTCGGCCAGGGACAGGTAGACGTGCTCGTCGCTCATGCCCTGCTCCTAGATGTGGGGGACGTCTTCGGGGATGTCGTAGAAGGTGGGGTGCCGGTAGACCTTGTCGGCGCTGGGCGTGAAGAAGGGGTCCTTCTCGTCCCGCGTGGACGCGGCGATGTGCTCCGAGCGCACCACCCAGATGCTCACGCCCTCGTTGCGCCGCGTGTACAGGTCGCGGGCGTGGGTGAGGGCCATGCGGTCGTCGGCCGCGTGCAGGGAGCCGACGTGGACGTGGTTCAGGCCGCGCTTGCCGCGGACGAACACCTCGTACAGGGACCACTCGGCCCGGGTCGTGCTGTCGCCGGTGGTGCTCATGCCACGGCTCCTTCCTCTGCCCGGGCCGCCTGCTTGGCGGCGTGGGCGGTCGCGGCCTCGCGCACCCAGGCGCCTTCCTCGTGTGCGGAGCGGCGGCGTGCCATCCGCTCGGCGTTGCACGGCCCGTCGCCGCTGATGACGCGCTGCAGCTCCGACCAGTCGGGGGTGCCGAAGTCGTGCCGGCCGCGCTCCTCGTTCCAGCGCAGCTCCGGGTCGGGCAGGGTCACGCCGAGCTTGTCGGCCTGCGGGACGGTCATGTCGACGAACCGCCGGCGCAGCTCGTCGTTGCTGTGGCGCTTGATCTTCCAGGCCATCGACGCGGCCGAGTTGGGCGAGTCGCCGTCGGGCGGGCCGAACATCATCAGCGACGGCCACCACCAGCGGTCCACCGCGTCCTGCACCATCTCCCGCTGGGCCTGGGTGCCGCGCATCATCGTCATCAGCAGCTCATAGCCCTGGCGCTGGTGGAAGGACTCCTCCTTGCAGATGCGCACCATGGCGCGGGCGTACGGCCCGTAGGAGGAGCGGCACAGTGGCACCTGGTTGCAGATCGCCGCGCCGTCGACGAACCAACCGATGACGCCGACGTCGGCGAAGCTGAGGGTCGGGTAGTTGAAGATCGAGGAGTACTTCTGGCGGCCCTCGATCAGACGCTGCGTGAGGTCCGCGCGGTCGATGCCCAGGGTCTCGGCGGCCGAGTAGAGGTACAGCCCGTGGCCGGCCTCGTCCTGGACCTTCGCGAACAGGATGGCCTTGCGGCGCAGCGACGGGGCACGGGTGATCCACTCGCCCTCGGGCTGCATGCCGATGATCTCCGAGTGCGCGTGCTGCGCGATCTGCCGGATCAGCGTCCTGCGGTAGCCGTCGGGCATCCAGTCCCGCGGCTCGATGCGCTGGTCCCGCGCGATCGTGGCGTCGAAGTGCTCCTGGAGCGGCGCCTGCGCGCCCTCCGCCGGCACGGTGGCGTTCGGTGTGGTCATCGATACCAGCTTCCCCTACCGACCATTCGTTCGGTTACAGTCTGACGAACTTTGCCGCACCCGGCAAGCCCTGTGGACGACGGTCGCCCGCGGTCCTCCGAAGCCTGCGCTCACACCCGCTCCACCAGCATCGCCACACCCTGGCCGACGCCCACGCAGAGGGTGGCGAGGCCGCGGCGGCCGCCCTCGCGCTCCAGGCGGCCGAGGAGGGTGAGCAGGATGCGGGCGCCCGAGCAGCCCAGCGGGTGGCCGAGCGCGATCGCGCCGCCGTCGGCGTTCACCCGCTCCTCGTCCAGCTTCAGACGGCGGACGACCGCGAGGGCCTGGGCGGCGAAGGCCTCGTTGAGTTCGACGGCGTCCAGGTCGCCGGTCTGCCATCCGGCGCGGGCGAGGGCCTTCTCCGTCGCCGGGACGGGACCGAGGCCCATCAAGTGGGGCTCGACTCCGGCGGTGGCGGTGGTGACGATCCTGGCGCGGGGCGTGAGGCCGTACCGCTCGACGGCCGCGCGGCCGGCGACCACGAGGGCGGCGGCGCCGTCGGAGAGCGGCGAGGAGGAGCCGGCGGTCACGATGCCTTCCTCGCGGAAGATGGTCCGCAGGGTCCCGAGCTTCTCCAGGGTGGTGGAGGGACGCGGGCCCTCGTCACGGGTGACCTCGCCGCCCTTGACGGCGACCGGCACGATCTCGCGGTCGAAACGGCCGGCCTCCTGGGCCGCGACGGCCCGCCGGTGGCTGCGCAGCGCGAAGGCGTCGGAGTCGGCGCGGCTGATCCCGTCCAGGGCGGCGACCTCCTCCGCGGTCTCCCCCATGGACAGCGTGTCCTTGGCGGTGAAGCGCGGGTTGGTGAAGCGCCAGCCCAGGGAGGTGTCGTACACCTCGCCGGGCTTGGCCCACGGGGTGCCGGGCTTGGCCATCACCCAGGGGGCACGGGTCATGGACTCCACACCGCCGGCGACCACCAGGTCGGCCTCGCCGGAGCGGATCGCCTGCGCCGCCGAGGCGACGGCGGTGAGCCCGGAGGCACACAGCCGGTTGACGGTGTAGCCGGGCACCGTGTGCGGCAGGCCGGCCAGCAGCACGGCCATCCGGGCGACGTCGCGGTTGTCCTCGCCCGCCTGGTTCGCGGCGCCGAGGATCACCTCGTCCACGGCACCGGCCGGGATCCCGGCGCGGCTCACGGCCTCGCCGACCACCAGGGCCGCCAGGTCGTCGGGGCGCACGGAGGCCAGGGCGCCGCCGTAACGGCCCTGCGGGGTGCGCGCGCCGTCGATCAGGAAGACCTCGTCTGCGGGTCGCGCGGGGAGGGGCTGGGACATGCGTTCCACCTCTTGACAGGCAGTTCGGATGCTGGATTACCTTGGGTGCCGCACGCTAACCGAATGTTCGGTCGGTTCACAAGGGTGGTGACGATCGTGAGGGATGCCATGGACGCGACACAGGGCCCGGCGGAGAGCATGTTCGCCGCCGACAAGGCGTCGCAGAGCCTGGGCATCGAGCTGCTGGAGACCGGCGAGGGGACGGCCGTGGTGCGCATGACCGTCACGCCCGCGATGGTCAACGGGCACGGGATCGCCCACGGGGGCTACCTCTTCCTGTTCGCCGACACCGCCTTCGCCTGCGCCTGCAACAGCCACGGCCCGGTGACGGTGGCCGCCGGGGCGGACATCTCCTTCGTAGCCCCCGTCCACGAGGGCGACGAACTGGTCGCCACCGCGCAGGAGCGCACCCGCTTCGGCCGCAGCGGCATCTACGACGTGAGCATCCTGCGGGGCGACCAGGTGGTGGCGGAGTTCCGCGGGCGCAGCCGCAGCATCGGACGCACGAAGGAGAACGGATGAGCAGCGAGCCGACGGACCGGGCGACCGCGGGGGCGCGCCTGGGAGAGCCGCTCCCCGACGGCCTGCTGGACGCCGCCGAGAAGCTGGGCCCCGGAGAGCTGCGGGAGCTGCAGCTCACCCGGCTCCGGGCGACGCTGCGCCACGCGTACGACAACGTCGAGGCCTACCGGAAGAAGTTCGACGGGGCCGGGCTGCGCCCCGAGGACTGCGCGAGCCTGGACGACCTGGCGCGCTTCCCGTTCACCACCAAGGCCGACCTGCGCGACAACTACCCCTTCGGCATGTTCGCCGTGCCCA includes:
- a CDS encoding SRPBCC family protein yields the protein MGTISESVDVDVPLHTAYNQWTQFEEFPNFMEGVEQVTQVDDRHNHWVTNVAGARREFDTEIIDQLPDERVAWRTVTGDVRQRGVVTFQELDASHTRVNLAMELQTSGLAEKAADALGVVDRRARGDLRRFKHFIEERGSETGAWRGRVAPGG
- a CDS encoding glutamate--cysteine ligase, whose protein sequence is MGDVDDRAPAGGLTFGVEEEFLLVDPRTGRLVDGAAAVIARASCVPPPAPDVALQHELSAAQIESATGVATGLPELTGQLAATRRLLVDAAAAEGTRLVSSGTPVLDGPSGISAGERYAAIAGIYESQATGYRACGCHVHVGVPDRETAVAVLNHLRPWLPTLLALSANSPYDRGRDSGYASWRVLDQARFPGSGIPPWFASAAKHDAEVDRLVACGVLVDHAMTFWLARPSPRLPTVEVRVADALGATWETALQAALTRALVRTALDDLSRGVPAPRMTAQLAAAALWSAARYGMSGPGIHPVQETRVPATALRDELLRRVAPALEDTGDLAFVREATAALARTGSGADRQRRAAAAGGPRAAVDMLVEQTATDGRMPPASAGRGTGGRPYADDVPAPTHGGPDGRGLRPLDRSPDR
- a CDS encoding iron-containing redox enzyme family protein, which codes for MDAVCDLSTGPRTAEPTPPAPRGPLSRAVLGTLTQGPPGTALPVSTGAVEAADPYGEDVQLALHVCYELHYRGFAGVHPGWEWDPGLLALRGAMEGSFGAALRAELPAAPGGAAARAALDRELEGLLREPRDGLGVSHFLRDEGTWEQLREYFVHRSVYQLKEADPHAWVIPRLTGRAKAALVAVEYDEFGRGRAERVHARLYADLLRDAGLDASYGHYVDAVPAVTLATVNLISWLGLRRELRGALVGHFAAAEIATPPSARRTVEAIDRLGGGAACRHFYEEHVEADAVHEQVLRRDVIGDLLAREPHLTADVVLGIRAMALVERRLEEHLLGAWRAGRTSLRAVPGLAPPFGSSGSYGEGAPHEARAASRSGIPPAEQA
- a CDS encoding YihY/virulence factor BrkB family protein: MWHQGGELELLQRSMGFAALGLVTLVPLLIVVAAALPFHGNGFAQWVVDGMGLSARPAEAVRELFAAPRKVISSTSGLSLLALALFGLSFAACVEVGYTRIWQVPPTPWHHVWRRAVWLAALTAYLFAEAQSGVVLGGGWPDTVFRGGTAVVLGFVFFWWGQYFLLAGQVPLAALAPGAVATMVGLIGLRVFSSFVFAPLIVTNAVSYGAVGTVLIVQCWLIGVGFVVFGGALLGRHLQNPSKWFYSGSSGQAEGSADRALEGETHGCREEGQAHRPEDEGQSGGGHGQGDRQ
- a CDS encoding sensor histidine kinase; this encodes MLSEVGEVSDAGPFVHPALFYRNAREYTAATVPFLLDGMAAGEPVAVAVPPPRIAQLRAALGPRGAEVHWVDMERAGRNPGRIIPGVLRAFADTRPTGRVRIIGEPVWPGRSVLEYPACAQHEALINMAFAGRPVTILCPYDAARLDAAVLAEARATHPVVVDGGREERSAHYAPRRVIAAHNRLPQPPHGAFAFGFAEPQLADARHVATAEARRLGLGGERLAEFSLAAGELITNSVLHGGGSGVVRVWAGDGHVVCEVHDRGLLTDPLAGRHPASRDRPHGRGLLMVHRIADLVRQRTAGDGTTIRFYLRG
- the paaK gene encoding phenylacetate-CoA oxygenase/reductase subunit PaaK gives rise to the protein MAPTIPAPQAPAPRVRRRPAFHALRVAAVEPLCEDAAAVSFDIPQELAGEFAFAPGQSLTLRREVDGRDERRSYSICSPAGATPRIGVRVVPGGLFSSWLVHEVRPGDTVEVMGPTGAFTPDLSAPGHHVLIAAGSGITPMLSIAESVLAADLGSRVTLFYGNRRTDTVMFADELAELKDLHPARFQLAHVLSREPREAEVLSGRLDAGRLATLVEGLVDVPNADHWWLCGPHGMVVDAQQVLAGLGVPGERVHQELFYADDEPVTPVHHEDAVAEGPVSQVTIVLDGRTTTAALPRDRSVLDGAQRTRPDLPFACKGGVCGTCRALVTDGKAEMRRNFALEASEVDAGYVLTCQSYAESDNLTVDYDS
- the paaJ gene encoding phenylacetate-CoA oxygenase subunit PaaJ codes for the protein MSAVTVLTDAHRAARVAAEVPDPELPMLTLADLGVLRDVEVTGDGTVVAALTPTYSGCPAMAEMRADVAARLRAAGFDRVEIRTVLDPPWTTDWITPEGRRKLAEHGIAPPGPAPRRAAGPVPLVLTATRRDVACPRCGSADTEETSRFAATSCKALWRCRACLEPFEYVKEI
- the paaC gene encoding phenylacetate-CoA oxygenase subunit PaaC; amino-acid sequence: MSDEHVYLSLAEGHDDSDARWAFGTGFEDPLHGVDTAVPEGVDAAELAAHCLALGDDALVGAQRLAEWCTRAPELEEEVALANIGLDLLGQARLLYSRAGQVDGTGRDEDAYAYFRDAADFRNVRLAELPCGDFAFSMARLLVTSCWRLAVFERLARSAQDPVLAAVAAKGVNELTYHRQYAAEWVVRLGDGTEESHRRMRAGLEQVAPYLEELFTAGATCGADPAGVRDEVTAALRQVTEAAGLPPVQADPLPGHGREGDRTEHLAPLLAELQGVARAHPGALW
- the paaB gene encoding 1,2-phenylacetyl-CoA epoxidase subunit B → MSTTGDSTTRAEWSLYEVFVRGKRGLNHVHVGSLHAADDRMALTHARDLYTRRNEGVSIWVVRSEHIAASTRDEKDPFFTPSADKVYRHPTFYDIPEDVPHI
- the paaA gene encoding 1,2-phenylacetyl-CoA epoxidase subunit A; amino-acid sequence: MTTPNATVPAEGAQAPLQEHFDATIARDQRIEPRDWMPDGYRRTLIRQIAQHAHSEIIGMQPEGEWITRAPSLRRKAILFAKVQDEAGHGLYLYSAAETLGIDRADLTQRLIEGRQKYSSIFNYPTLSFADVGVIGWFVDGAAICNQVPLCRSSYGPYARAMVRICKEESFHQRQGYELLMTMMRGTQAQREMVQDAVDRWWWPSLMMFGPPDGDSPNSAASMAWKIKRHSNDELRRRFVDMTVPQADKLGVTLPDPELRWNEERGRHDFGTPDWSELQRVISGDGPCNAERMARRRSAHEEGAWVREAATAHAAKQAARAEEGAVA
- a CDS encoding thiolase family protein — its product is MSQPLPARPADEVFLIDGARTPQGRYGGALASVRPDDLAALVVGEAVSRAGIPAGAVDEVILGAANQAGEDNRDVARMAVLLAGLPHTVPGYTVNRLCASGLTAVASAAQAIRSGEADLVVAGGVESMTRAPWVMAKPGTPWAKPGEVYDTSLGWRFTNPRFTAKDTLSMGETAEEVAALDGISRADSDAFALRSHRRAVAAQEAGRFDREIVPVAVKGGEVTRDEGPRPSTTLEKLGTLRTIFREEGIVTAGSSSPLSDGAAALVVAGRAAVERYGLTPRARIVTTATAGVEPHLMGLGPVPATEKALARAGWQTGDLDAVELNEAFAAQALAVVRRLKLDEERVNADGGAIALGHPLGCSGARILLTLLGRLEREGGRRGLATLCVGVGQGVAMLVERV
- the paaI gene encoding hydroxyphenylacetyl-CoA thioesterase PaaI, producing MDATQGPAESMFAADKASQSLGIELLETGEGTAVVRMTVTPAMVNGHGIAHGGYLFLFADTAFACACNSHGPVTVAAGADISFVAPVHEGDELVATAQERTRFGRSGIYDVSILRGDQVVAEFRGRSRSIGRTKENG